aattttggcgattgacaaagccatcgaGATGATAATGTGCTTCAtcgttaaaacactattccgaccatattttgtataatattttcgaactgcagccgccaagctttcataatgaagacacgttgttctatcgtgcaacgctccatttttaataaccctatactgttagctgtcaaattgcttttttttcagggttgccaacacttcactgcacaaatggcggcaaattcaaatcttactCGTTATTTCATTACTTTTTTACATGTAAGGTATTTttcagtaaattaaatttaagattttaaaaacaacagcTCCTCCTTTTCACTTAGAAGCATACAATgctagaatttaatttaaaacaactatattattaaaaaatcgtGAAATAAATAGCGTTTATTTGTTCTGCTTAATTGCTTCGATGAAATAagcattattatattatattatattatattaaatacttattatgataaaaacacaaaatattaaataacttcaaaaataagtTGACTTTAGGAGTTTATGGCTCTCGttctttttccaaatttattgattggaatattttttctttcgaaaagaTGGTActgatttgttttaatattttctaccAACTATTTCTTACACATTTTAATCAGTATTTAGTAGAATAATTTACAATTCCTCATCAATTTCATCTCGAACTACAATATCCGTTATATCACCACCTTCAATGTCGGCTTCGTTCTTCCTTAAATGGCGATTCATATGATCTTTGGGGGgagaaattgtttttgtaaattaatcaAAGTACaaacattaatattaaattacttacttttaagtacaaacatttgtttgaaaCTCCTATTACAGACTGTACACACAAATGGCTTCTTCTCAGAATGTGTTACCTTGTGTATTCTAAGAGCCTTCGGTGTCGCAAAATCCTTTGAACAAATATCACATTTGAAGTCTCTTGTATCTGATAAacagaaagaaaataattaaaaagataaactaaatgaaaaaaaaaacagaattttaaatttactcgCATGCTTTGCGGCAAAGTGCTCTTTTAAATTATTCCTCTGCGGGAAAGCCCATCCGCATAGAGCACACTTGAAtggctttttgtttaaatgcagCGAATCCATGTGCAATTTTAAATGCGCCACTCTCTTGAAAGTCTTAATACAGAGTTTGCACGAGAACGGCCTATCCTCGGTGTGCATCTTCAAATGCTTTACCAATTGTGTGTGCAGGACGAACGCCTCGGGACACAGATTGCATTTGTAAGGCTTAATAACCGGGTGCTTTATTTGTCGTTTACTCAATATGTTGAGTATTGACTCTGATGCTGGCCCGTCGTGCTTTTGGTAGTTGTGCAGACGTAAGTTAATTGCAGTGCGATAAGTTATGTTGCATATCTCACAATGAGGCCGTTTTCTTCTTGGATCATGAACTGTCATATGCATTGTCAAAGCATGGCGATGATGAAaccctattaaaaaaaatctggaTGTAAGAATTATGTGCGAAGAAGTTATTTACTAATGTAAGTACTTTTAGGACACTCAGGACATGTGATGTCTTTTCCTCCATGACCTTTTATGTGGTTGGCTAAAAGATTTGGGTTTTTGAAGGCTgcaagaatttaattaaatatttaaattgggaTTTGCAAGAATTGTGTAGAATTTTAACAATACCCATTTGACATTTGTCGCATTTGTATGGAGACTCCCCGGTATGAGTTCTTTCGTGGACTACCAAATGGGTAGTTTGAATGAACTTTTTGTCACAAAATTTGCATTTGTGCAACCTGGATTCGTCATGCCACGTCAGATGGTAATTGAATCTCTTTAATGAgatcattttaaattcttttccaCAAGTCGGGCAGACACGGTCCTTTTCAATGTGACAATATTCAATGTGCTGCAACATCATATTCTCGCCTCCTCTCACTTTTCTGCCACATGTTTGGCAATTTGTAGCTGGCGCAAAGTGTATTCGAGAATGATTGTTTCGCTTGGCTTTTTTATCAAAACGCTTGTCACATTTGGGGCACGTATAAGGCTCGCTTGTTGAATGCATGAGATTTACATGCTCGCTCAATTGTTCTTCGTTATCGAAACACACAACGTCCAGACAATAATCACATTGATGCTCTCGATATTCGGGAAGAATATCTTTAACTTCTCTTGGATCATAGTTTGGCCTTATGATTTTTTTGGGTTCTGGATTTTTAACCGGTTCCGGAGGTTCTTGCTTTATCGTGTCGACCGGGTCTGTTGGTGTTAGTGTCGGTGATGGTTTCGGAAGTTCTGGAAGTTCTGGTTTCGGAAGCTCTGGAAGTTCTGGAATTTCATCACCAGGAAATTTATAGTGCTCTTGAACAATCACTAGTTCTTCGAAATTAAAGTGCTCCGGAGAATCACTATCTTCGTCTGAGATTTGATCTTTAATAATTATGTCCAAGCCCGTACACATTTCTCCGAAATTCATTTGGGTTTCCACACACAAAACACGGAAATTATGAATTTGACAAAAACTATCAAAGCAAGTTAAGCAAATTTGCTGTGGCAGACCATCGTTTTCGGCTATCTGTTATTTAAAAACTGCGTAATGTagcaagatttttaaatttggtagaaaataaaattacttacgTTTAAATTCCAAGTTTCAAATTCttctaatataatttttagttcCGACTCAAAATTGGGTGGGTTAAAGATTGGGAAGAGAACTGTCTCGTCTTTTAAATCGGTCCCTTTGCCACACGTTCGGCAAATCTTGTCTCCAGCActcattttcaaagcttttgaaAGTGTACTGAGgaagaaataagttaaaaaagaagttaatgTCACAAAGTATGGTTCAACTAAGGATGTCTATTTAATAACTGCAAAAAtggaaaagaagtttttttataagtttatcGATTGCATTTTACTAGGTTCTTTTCTACTAGGAACGCATATGTTGCTTGGTTTGGTGGTTAGTGGCGTGGATAAGTTTTATTTCacctatttgttttttttttttttcaagcagaCTTTGTCCCTTGTCATGGACTGATTAATCCAATGTCTTGTCTTGTACTCACACCAATTTTTTGGATATCGTAAAAAATGCCAAAGCATACAATTCATTTATCTTATGAAGCGATTAAATAAAGAGAAGTTGTGGCATTTCTGTCAATCAAGAATATAATGATCTAGACAGTCCTCTTGCTTAGTCAAAATAACTTGAGGAgctaaataagtaaaaaaacaaatattgttttcttaggTATTCCTTTTACGCTTCAATAAATTATGACCTATTGAAATAAGATCTAAGGTCTCTTGAGAAGCCCATTACCGGGCTCAGTGTAGATGTAAATGGGTAAAAGTCAAGAGAGCCCTAATTATCCGAACCCGGTTCCAAAatccataaataataaaaaaccctcaaaaaaatgtctattgaCTATGACCAATTGTTCTTTaacataattcaattttaattgtaaattaataatCAAACTATACGCGAATTCCATAAAGCCAATAGGTTTGGTTTGAGACTAAAAGGTGCAGTCATCAAAgctttgttattttattctctACGTATTGCGccaattttataaatgaatgcacaagaaaataatttactttttgaatcgAGGCAAACAATTGATTCTGTTTTAATTGGAAGTTcccaatacaattttaataaatttttcattcaataaaaatataaacaaattgtgACAGTAACTAACGACTTGGCTTAAAGGATAACTCACTGACTGACTGAGATGAGagccaaatcaaaacaaaacaaaacactagCCAACAGATGTCGGCGAAAGTTGACACTGACACTGATGACAGTGATAGAACGAATTCGATCTGTTTGATTTCAAATGGGCTTGTTCAGATTTCTAATATTTTTGCCGCGTTCAATCTCCTCAGATACATGAGCATctagatactttttttgttaaatcctTATAGTcatttcacaccaaacccaaaactggggtttcggcaaaaagtttttgaaaacccgataatcgttcacaccgaatttacacgttttcattttacatttaaatgtcaaattttgtgtTGATGAATAAATTTGTGGGTAAAAAgctttgttcttctcaaattatttgtgaaatgtTAGTAAACGATAATGAGTATTTCAAACAACATTTTAGAACGAGccgcagaactttcgatataGTCTGCAATGAACTAAAAGATCTGGAAATGCGATTTACAAACTTTATGGAGGTacttatcaatttgattttcaggAAGACAAAGATCTAAACGAGCTCCAAAAGAACGAATGGGATCCCGTCATTGAGTGTTTTAACAAATATGTCGATACgaacatacaaaacaaactcTCAGTATATCACCACCCACCGTATGGGATgcggataaaatgaaaatatccaagTACTTTCTTTCACACAATGAAGTATGTATTAAGTATGTATTATCtcaactttcaattttttgaaagttcttgaAGTGCAATAATTCTCCTAAGGATTTGTCTTTGCCGTCGATAATCCTTCACACACTAGCTTGTCTCGaggaagagtttcaactgaagttctgagGACGGGTGGAATGGGGCCACGACATGAACCagcaagaactacaagctcgcttggctgcagctatcctctttgttcacttcaacaTGTCCGAACAATTtactaaggagaagctaattgtctagaaaatatatcatagaatgagcaacaaacaaaactgcaacaataaaaattcattttaatttttaatttgtataagtaataatttgtatacatattatatatattacttaccacgaccaaatttatttcaaaatgaaatatttgttttgacagcagccatccgctgttttgtttacattaatttgagcgctgaatgtttcgaaagcttcgtttgtttagttcaactttgaattgctactagttttcaaGAGGTTTTAATAAAACTCATGGTTTACTTGAGTTTTCGACGTAGGTTTTCGGCAAAAACCCATAATTTCGCGAAAATcaggttttggacttggtgtgaaaagcctaaaCTGCCAAAAAATTATCAATGGGAAGCAAACCGAACGGGTGACgttaataacaattaatttacGTAGCGCAATATTACATTTGACAGACCAACAATTTCTGCCTAGAGTAAGTTTTTgagcaatatttttcagaagGGAAAATTATTGTTCTCTCTCGTGAGTGCTCTCTCTCGCAAGAAACTACCAAATTGATGTAGTTTGGGGTACTATTTGGGTAACAATTGGCAGTTTTGGCCAATGTTgggaataaaattaatttaaatattgacgTTACATAAAATTAGgtttgtcaaaacaaaaaacattatagtctcaggcaagctacaagtccatcaagatttgtattttgtgtcgTAAAgaattattacttatttattttccaaattgacaaggaacccttttacaaaaagcattaaatgaagttgtgcagaaaatgaataaatgatAGAGTataaaagttcagctttcagttgaatgaaaaaacatgattaacTATCATATTGATAGAAGTAGACCTGATTTAATAGCtaaggagatttttcttgacttactttccagtcaacttttcattaaagttgccttaattagaAGGTCATTTTTTGGAAACTGGCcaataagaaaaatttcaaacgaaaacgtgtaaatgttcagtgtgaacgattttctagttttcgaaaactttttgcctaAAACTCGGTTTGGGTTTGATGTGAAAACACTATTAGGTTTCTTACCACTTGAGCTAAGTACCTACTCGATTAAgagttcatttaaaattatgatgagattatttatcaacttttaattaatttgttcgtaatttcaaaaacacattCGAAATTTTAGTTCGAATTCAGTCTTAAAAAGCgttaagattttaagagagCTGTTTGTTAAATGTGTGTTATAtcttctttttcaacaaaattaagtttgtatagttaaaaatgattttgctgTCCTAAAAACGAATTTGaccttatttgaattttttttaatttcaaagaagACAATGATTCTTAACaattcaaaaactgttttagcTTCTGAAAAttcttatatatattattattattcctttatttcattttttttacaatttgaaaatcaaaataatatatgaaaATGGCAGGATTGCGTTTTAGCTtacgtttttataaattcattttatttgaattattttagaaatttttaggaaaacagaaattaaaaaaaattaaaatattgaaaagcttCTTCGGTAATTTAAAGCATGGTCACAGAAAATGAAGAGATTTGTCCACCCAACGGATCCATTCATTACACCAAACATTTGTCCTCTAGAGGGGACACTGTGTTGAAAATAGTCTTCCAATTTCTTGTAGTATCGGACAAATAGCTATGAAATGGTAAATATCGTCACGCTCATTTCTGTTACAATAATTGCAAAGGAGAGGTAGATCTGACCGATgcggaatataattcaagttcaatatttcaacccTTGCTCTGAAAATTAAACCTAAAGCTCTCGCATAAAGcctattattgaaataatttgtctcATTAGTATTTAAAGAGTGGCTTAGATTTCTATATATTTCTCTTGTTGGCGATGATGATGCTCTATTAAGATGTTGAAGATATACactttcatcaacttttgcgatAACATTCGAAAAGATATCTTGCCAGTTATCTATATTAAACTCATTCAGTTCAAGAGAAACATTATGCAATTGGGCAAGTTGAGTCCATTCCTTAAATGGCGATGCTTCTGTTCGCAAAAGAACCTTCGTGATAGATGTATGAATGAAGATTTGAAGTTGTTTTACTAATTACCCTTGTTAGAAAATCTGCacgcaatttcaaatttttaatatatatcgGCGCAATTCCAGACTCAACATGAATTGCATAAGTTGGAGTCGAATTGGGTAaccgaaataatcttttgaaaaaaagtcgttgtatcaactcaaattctttaaaataggtgtgaccaaaaacttgaataccgtaagacaagcaagt
This window of the Eupeodes corollae chromosome 3, idEupCoro1.1, whole genome shotgun sequence genome carries:
- the LOC129948934 gene encoding zinc finger protein 226-like, which produces MGDEYTCRTCGKTSELEDNTDLFPLFTSTDYHNELKMILSEFEIWNLNISENDGLPQKICLTCFDSFCQIHNFRVMCEEAQMNFGELCTGLDIIIKMEPESSGNMDSEFPEDFEGEQIVTIQEHYQFPRDTRPKVSEPPAEEQKTVDLLEKKPIGSVAENMDIDDKEKARQEEIDEMNAEVPEFKPYRCEFCMDIVSFDDPDLLNDHYNALHSTETPYLCPKCDKCFDSKFKRNVHAKAHYRILVECDICGKKVRGGKPMLAQHNELHHIEIDRECLTCGKIFPKATLKTFNYHMSWHDDAKLHKCKYCEKKFIQITHLVVHEKSHTGACVYQCYECGIGFANETLLKEHNQAKGHSNDDFPGEVVEQSDVVPKVDPNKKANQCEICKKPFRSMLNLRLHMFKKHGTKPTASVRQLIKQRQNLAIIKPFKCSKCPESFLMHTQLVMHLKSHDENKSHKCPTCSKPFKKEKYLKCHIDTVHLKKKDHVCGICGWAFVYRQSLDEHIAVKHSNTKDFICEICEKAFAFEKALKNHMLTHKEEKPFACTVCSKSFRQSCALKDRIRSITVISVSVNFRRHLLASVLFCFDLALISVSHTLSKALKMSAGDKICRTCGKGTDLKDETVLFPIFNPPNFESELKIILEEFETWNLNIAENDGLPQQICLTCFDSFCQIHNFRVLCVETQMNFGEMCTGLDIIIKDQISDEDSDSPEHFNFEELVIVQEHYKFPGDEIPELPELPKPELPELPKPSPTLTPTDPVDTIKQEPPEPVKNPEPKKIIRPNYDPREVKDILPEYREHQCDYCLDVVCFDNEEQLSEHVNLMHSTSEPYTCPKCDKRFDKKAKRNNHSRIHFAPATNCQTCGRKVRGGENMMLQHIEYCHIEKDRVCPTCGKEFKMISLKRFNYHLTWHDESRLHKCKFCDKKFIQTTHLVVHERTHTGESPYKCDKCQMAFKNPNLLANHIKGHGGKDITCPECPKRFHHRHALTMHMTVHDPRRKRPHCEICNITYRTAINLRLHNYQKHDGPASESILNILSKRQIKHPVIKPYKCNLCPEAFVLHTQLVKHLKMHTEDRPFSCKLCIKTFKRVAHLKLHMDSLHLNKKPFKCALCGWAFPQRNNLKEHFAAKHANTRDFKCDICSKDFATPKALRIHKVTHSEKKPFVCTVCNRSFKQMFVLKNHMNRHLRKNEADIEGGDITDIVVRDEIDEEL